The Archocentrus centrarchus isolate MPI-CPG fArcCen1 chromosome 1, fArcCen1, whole genome shotgun sequence genome includes the window tgctgaaaatGTATAATTCTCCAGTTAACTGTTGTGTGCAAGAGAACGAATGTAGAAAAAGCAGTACACTAAAGAAGGCCTCTATTGTGAGTTTCTGCCACTCCCCCATCTTTTTTCTCAACTTCTCCTCTCCTGCTTCACCCTTCACCCCTGTCCAGTCCCTGACTGCAAGTACCCTAATGACATAAACAGAGTAGTAATCACATTAACAGGAGTTACGGCTGAGGCACTTTTAAGAGGCACTGTATTGACAACCCTCCATCTTCCCAAGGCACTCACTCCAACATCTATAAACACTTATGAAAATTGGCAAAGACCTTCTATTAGCATAATCACTTtccaggtgtgtgtgagtgctctCTCGAGTCATAGCAACTGATAACTTTGGGAAATGGCAGTGACATACTGTGTCCCCCATGTCTTCTGTCTCTGTGGCTTCTTCCTTTGTAAGGCAAGCGAGCTAATCCTTTTAGCTCATTCCTCCATTAGCTAAATGACCAATATCAGTGAAAGCTGCGTGGTCACACCAGGACAGCCTTAGCCCACCATCGgtcaaggacaaaaaaaaaaaaaaaaaatggaggccATGCTAAGTCTAACTTTTTATAGTATGACTAAAAAGTTGTAAACAGTGCGTCTGTGGGTGGTAAGTTAGGAAGAGAAAGctgctgacgttttttttttttgtcagtgcatCTATAACTTTCCAGCACTTGGTCAATGGGTTGTCTTGgcatctgtttatttatttgtttgtggttgatGTGATAAAGTGGAACAGGGTGGTATGGCTATTCTCTGTGTAAGTGCAAATTGTTGAGAGAGTGTGAACAACACTAGGTATGGGGGTTGGGCCATTAACAATAGAGCAATATGCACAGTGTATGGACTGTGTACGGCTTTGCCTGGTTGTCAAGGATGGCTTTGCGCGTATGCTGTGAGGCTACCTTATCTGCTGTTTGAGTAATCATAATTTCTCTTCCACCCTTGCAGCAGTTGGCCTAGTACTCCTTGCATGAGCCCTAGATCAAATCATCTCTCCCTGATATCAGTGCAATGTCCATTAATATCACTATAATAGCTTCCCACTGCTTTGTGTTGCAATGCATCGAAATGGCTTTGCAAAAATTGTTAACCCCCGTATTCAATTCCTTTGACTGTCCATCCTCTACTTTctatttctcttttctctgtcatTCTTCTAAATCTTTGCTCCCAAACCACCTGCCCTTTCTCACTTCTTCTATATTCTTCCTGTCTCCTCTTTCCTTCACAGTCTCCTCTTTCAGCCCCTGCCATGAAATGGCAGCTAAGGGGTTGTCAGTGTGGTTTCTCCTCTCTGCTGATCCTATTTCAAAGGGACGTGGAGATTCAGCATTAGCTCCAGCTCTATTGCTCTCCTGCTCTCCAGCCCTAACTCAGCACAGACTTAAAGTTACtagaagaagagaaacagacagagaaagtGAGGGGGAACTCTCCTTTATTCTATTAGAGGACAGACTCGTTTATAAGATCATCCTTCCTCCCTCGCACAGTTCTGTGCTGCTCCATAcaagctgggaaaaaaaaaaaaaaaaaaccttcaaggCCATCAAACGCCTCGTCAGAATGTCTTTTATCCTTTTGAAAAGCTGTCCTTCTATCCCTTTGAGGACAGCTATTAAGGACAATAGTGGGCTTATTTAGATATCTTCTTTGCCATTGTTGTAAATCTGGGCATGTGTTGGTCTGGCTTGTTGATGTCCATCAATGTGTCCACTGCCTGGATGGGAATAACAATTATCATCACTGCTTGTGGCATGAACACAGTTTGTCAAATGTCTATAGATGGACTAGTGATTGCATAGCACAAGACATGCTGGTTTTGATGCATAAGAAAATGAATTGACTACTGGCTTTGAAGTGCTGTGTTGTGGCTCTTGGTGTCCTTCAGAAATATGGTGGGTTGTCATTAGGAATGTCTCCTTCACGCCACAATTCTCTTCCTCCTTTGCTCCCTTCCTTTCCCCCTACCTCCTTCCTCCACTTCCACGATTGTTTAGTGCTTACTTTCCTCTACAAACATGGATGTGTCTTGCAGAAGAGGACGACATTCTAGCCAGCCCCTCTCTTCTTTCTTGCCCTTcgcaacaacagaaaaaaaaaaaaatctgtttcccCCCCCCTCCTGCACATATAGTCTGTGCTCACACATTAAGACAGGGATGAGGAAGCGGGTACACTGAATCAAAGCAAAGTGAATGGGAGAGGCCAGGTTATTGCAACTGTTTTACAAGTGACACGGGGCTTTCTACTTAAagctataaaacacacacacacgtaaggCAACATACATATAGCACAGTCAATGTAATGGGCACATTTTATTTGTGCTtatgagagagggagaaaaaaatgtgtatggGCAAATGGCTTTTTTATGATGGAAAAATTCCATAGTGGGTCAAAGCCCCTTGCAGGTGGCAGCAATTAACTGTAATTTTTGCAGATTGTAATGATCCATAATTTACCAGTATACCCCCTTCCAACTCTTTTCAGTCAAGAGAAAAAGGTTTGTGTGGAGGTTTGATTGGGTGCACATTTTAGCTGTGTTCTGGTCTTTAAGTGAGATTGTTCGGAGGGGGCCACATTGACTCTGGACACATAAGATagagaaacaaaccaaaaaaaccaccaGTCTGTTCCCTATGTTGCTCATCCACCACATCCCACTTTTTTTCTAGACTGTCACCATATTTTTCTGCCCCCTTTCACCCCTTTGTCTCAGCAATAGAAGGCTTAAAACATGCAAGACTGTCCGTCCACCATCTTAGGGATCACCCATAGTTTCAATCAGACACACATGGCCTATCATCCTCTTTCCCGCTCCCTTGTTTTCCCTCTTCTAACACAGTATGGCCATGGTTTGGGTTCAGTGTTGGCAAATGACTTCAGAAAAATGCCCTcgagtgaaagaagaaaaaggagaagaaaggaTAAGAAACCCAAAAGATGAAAGAGGCAGCACATTTGCAAGTGGCGGATGCTTCTTATTTTGCATATCTCTCacttcttctttctccttcttctccttttctATTCACCTGAGAGGATTTAAATAAATCCATAAAGCATGAAATATCAGAAATAGAAAAGTAATGCATGAAATGCATTTTCATAGGCGCCTCccaacccacacacaaacacacataaccAATTTTCCTCTTCGCTTCTTTTTTgctgtgaatgtgtttttttgtgataaACGCTGGTACAATTTATTAACATGTGACCTCTTATTTGTATTCAGTGTTAATATGCAGCATCAGATACATGTCCCACTTTAGCCCTGCTAATTCTGTAAACAAGGCTTTGGAGGGGCGATGAGTGTTTTTAACGAGATTAGGCGTGCATTGTCAGGCAAATCTCAGGTCAGTGTGCAAGTGCTATTGAAAGTCAATTATTGTTTGAAATATTCCTATGCCTTCTTGACTGTGTAATTTGTGTATTTACGGCTTATCTCTTATAATTGTGTTTTATCTTCGGTGTTTAATCAAAATTCACATTTAGTTTTGCGTTTTATAGCTGTCATATTGTGCAATAACCATTTTACTAAGGATATTTTCATGTGCTTTTGCAGTGCCACTGCAaaatttcatttctttaaattttaaattttatttaataccTCTTTCTAATTATAATAGATCTGGTCAGAAGTAATCACAGATGTGTTACATATCAGAGGATACTTCAAAAATGATGTAGGCTGTTGCCAAATTCTACTACATTCTCCTGGTTTTTGATGATTATATTCAACATTTTGTTACCTATTTTAAAACCTTACTTTCATCATTTAAGtgtcaaactttaaaaaaaaaaattgcaattaTGTAATTATGAGGTTAAAAAATGTACCTCAACCTTTCATAATTTGaacttatatttattttctctctgtgtgttcctTTTTCTCAGATAAAGATGAGCCCAGCAGTTACACCTGCACCACATGCAAACAGCCTTTCACCAGTGCCTGGTTCCTGCTCCAGCATGCCCAGAACACCCATGGCTTCCGCATTTACCTGGAGAGTGAGCCTGGCAGCCCCCTCACCCCTCGTGTGGCTGCAGCTCCTGGAATGGGGGGTGACTGTAACTCCTCCCAGCCCCCTCTTCATGCTGTCCACTTGGCTGATGGCAGTCCTTACAGCCTCCTAAGAATGCCGGGTTCTGGGTCTGGTCGGGATTCAGCGTCTACACCTCGTGAGGGCCGCTATCCCCGAACACCACCGCTATTTAGCCCACCACCTCGGCATCACCTCAGCCCTGATGACTTAGCCTTGGCAACACACCATCCCAGTGCTTTTGATAGGGTGATGAGGCTGAACTCTGTGCCATTAGAAGCCCCTCAGAGCATGGACTTCTCTAGACGTCTACGTGAGCTGGCTGGCAATGCCACTGGAGGTTCGCCGCCTCTTTCCCCTAATAGACCCAACCCTATGCAACGGCTGCTACAGCCATTCCAGCCAGGTTCTAAGCCCCCATTTTCAGCTACACCTCCCCTCTCCACCTCTCAGTCACCTTCTGGCTCACGTTCCACCCCTAATCCTGTATCAAATGCAGTCCAATCGAGCACCCCTCTCAAGGCAAAATCTTGTGAGTTCTGTGGGAAGACCTTCAAGTTCCAGAGCAACCTTATCGTTCACCGGCGTAGCCACACAGGGGAAAAGCCATTTAAGTGTCACCTCTGTAACCATGCCTGCACACAGGCTAGCAAACTAAAACGTCACATGAAGACTCACTGTCAGACCAAGTCTTCAGTACTTAATGCCAAGTCAGATGATGGCCTTTCGACTGCTAGCTCCCCTGAACCTGGCACGAGTGACCTGATGGGCAGTGCCACAGATGCACTCAAGTCAGTGGTGGCAAAGTTCAAAAGTGAGAACAATGGTCTTATGCCTGAaaatggagaggaggaggaggaagatgaggatgatgaggaagaggaagaagaagaggaagatgaggaggaagaagaagaggaggagggggaggaggaggaaattgagagaaagcctggagaagaagaagagggaagaAATGACTATCGTTTTAGCTTGAGGCTAGAAGGGGCCCGACACCACCAGAACAGTGAGGCCCTACACCCACACCGCCGGAGCTTATCCAGGGAGCCTGATGATGAAGACTCCTCAGTCATGGAGTCAGACCGGGCAGATGATGGAACCAGTACTACCATCAATGGCTTGAGACCTCTATCTAATGACAGCCTGTCCAGGAAGCTATTGGGTGGAGGGGTCAGTCCTGGTTCCCTCAGTCCCCTGTCCAAGCGCATCAAGGTAGAGAAAGACCTTGATCCCCCCACACCCACAATCCCAAACACAGAGAACGTCTACTCTCAATGGCTAGCTGGCTACGCTGCCTCCCGGCAGCTCAAGGACCCTTTCATTAGCTTCACAGGTGGGGACTCCAGACAATCACCCTTTGCGTCTTCATCTGAGCACTCTTCAGAAAATGGCAGCTTGCGCTTCTCTACTCCACCCGGTGAACTGGATGGGGAACGCGCCGCGTCAGTACGGAGCGGCACCGGCAGTGGGGCCAGCACTCCCCACGGTGGCAGCGGCAATGGCAGGCCGAGCTCAAAGGATGGTCGCCGCAGTGACACCTGTGAATTTTGCGGCAAGGTATTTAAGAACTGCAGCAACTTGACAGTGCACCGACGCAGTCACACTGGAGAGCGGCCCTACAAATGCGAGCTGTGCAGCTATGCGTGTGCACAGAGCTCAAAGCTCACCCGTCACATGAAGACCCATGGACAGATGGGCAAGGACGTGTACAAATGTGAAATCTGCCACATGCCTTTCAGTGTATACAGCACTCTGgagaaacacatgaaaaagtGGCACAGCGACCGCCCTCTGGCTAATGACATTAAGACTGAGTAGGTAAAGAGCAGCATGCTGGTTGCTCTCTCTCAGCTCCCCTGGCTAAAAAGCAACCCTGGCTAACTAGCCGATAAGTGAGGGGAAAGGACAACAGGGTTAGACACCAGTACACAGTACAGCCCTGTTCTCATCCCGACTGGAAGAAGCTAGATGCATGATCCATTACTGGGGCAATACTATTGCATCACACTTAAAACTTTTTGAGCCTTTCTATTGTGCAATAATTTACacgttttgtattttttgtaactGGACAGCATGCTCTGTGTGTTTTGGCTACCTAGAGAGAAAATTGTCCGCAGCTGGTGGGTTTGGTTGTACATGTGTTGCTGTTGATACTTTTGATTTCTTCAACATAAAAAATGAGTTATGAAAACCCATGCTGCATACAGTACATACTGTTTTACATATCATGTACAGTTTTGAGTTCAAACATAGTGGGCAGTGTCATATACTCAAAACATCAAGACAAGCAGGGTCACACTTAAAAAATGATCTTTGTGAAAGATTTTCCATgcaacatttatatatatatatatatatatatatatatatatatatatatatatatatatatatatatatatatatatatatatatatatatatatataaattgggCTGCCTATGAAATGCTGGGCACTAGCGCCATTTAGTATTTCTTTTACAAACAgcaatgaaattaacaatatGGTGTGAAATGACAACAAAGAGTGCCTTGGATATTTTACCTGCATTAGTTAATCCTCCTTTTTGCTATAAGCTCGGAGTTTCAGCTATAAAAGATTACACAACGTTTTGTGCACATGTGAAATAAGCAGGTCCTTGCATCAAGCACCTGTACGACCCTTGTGTTTTTTGATTTAGCGGAGCATAGAGAACcagctgaaacaaaaaaacaacaaaaacaaaacaaaacaaaacaaaaaaaaggattatgTGTATTTCTGATAAATCATTTATCTGCTTGCCTcctgtagatttttttctttttctttttttgttgcaaGATTACAATTCTGTTTACGGGCATGTTACATGCTAAAAGAAGTAGGAGTTTGGTGTAGAGTTTTGGCCCAGGTGagtatgttttttttggttcatgtgtaCCATATTCAGAGGGTACTCTGACGAGTCATTTAACCAACATAAAGCTCTTAATTTTcccgagtgtttcttttctttgataATTAAATGTTTGCAAGTGGTTTTTTTGTAAGTAGCACAGAGTAACATTTCTTCAGTGTCAGCCAGGTGGGCAGTATAGCCAACAGCCACTCGAAGACCCCAGTATGGGATTTAGTTGTTGTAAGCCAGACAGATTTTTGGGTGAGGTTTGGGTGGGTGTAAGAGCATAAGGGTGGATGATGTTCAGGGTAGTGAGTGGGGAGTGGGTTTACCAGGTGTCTCTACAATTCAAATGTTTATGTCCCTGTAGTGTTATTTCTCACATTAGATCTTAGAAACTATTTAGCAATCTGAAACCAGTTTTTAACAATTCACACTGAAATCCAAAATGTGAATCTAAATTAAAGGAcaagaatatgaaaaaaaaaaaaaatcagcaaactgTCCCTTGCAGAtaaggttttatgtttttacaatTTGCTTTCTTTTAGTTTGTCTAGACCTAAACATAGTAGCCATATTTTTTAGTCTTCACTCCCTGCCATTGTTGATGATATAGCACTTGTCACTCTGCCTTGGATTCTGTATCTGTCTCTCTAATCGGAGGTACAGTCGGTTGAGTATAAAATGAGTACCGGATTTCAGATCTGGAACTACCTACGTGCACTGTTCAATTTTCCCAGTTTACAGTCAGACACTCAAGGGAAAACTAGCTCTTATGCTGACAGATTAGTGTGGTGTCATtgctttgcattaaaaaaaaaaaaaaaaaaagttgaactaGAAATTGTTGCCAGCCATGTCTTCTTCTGGGAACTAAACATCAGTTTGGTTCTTGGAGGTATTAATGCAGGAACTGCCATAGAAATATCCTGCTTCATACATCAAACTATAGAAATATACTgctcagtacagaaaataaaaaaatctacaaatttGATTTACACAGATAAGTAAAATgtgttgttgattttttttttaaagtaacacaTCCATATCTTTTGGGGAGAAcattatttaaattttgttttcattttttttttaattgtttattgtttctcttttctgtccTGGTGACATCCAGGACTTGATCACTATGTAATGAACTGTAATGTCTCTCATGTTTTTGCCTTTACTATACACAAGTCTTCAGGTTGAACAAAAATTTGCATTGGGGAAAGATTtatgatatataaatatatagagaGAACTTAAAATACATAGGAaattgcacactcatgtaagcTCCTATGTTCAAAACACATTTATGgtcttttttcctgtatttaGA containing:
- the bcl11ab gene encoding BCL11 transcription factor A b yields the protein MSRRKQGKPQHLSKREFSPEPLSGVLPEEDSQDSPSLRVAQGEPLKGDQDLLTCGQCHSRFPLADILLFIEHKRRQCHGSLCVEKPLDRPPSSPLASPLSTSSSHSRTQHQHPRKVRQPVEVAVQVSPQDEDCLSAPLQGIIPKQENITDKDEPSSYTCTTCKQPFTSAWFLLQHAQNTHGFRIYLESEPGSPLTPRVAAAPGMGGDCNSSQPPLHAVHLADGSPYSLLRMPGSGSGRDSASTPREGRYPRTPPLFSPPPRHHLSPDDLALATHHPSAFDRVMRLNSVPLEAPQSMDFSRRLRELAGNATGGSPPLSPNRPNPMQRLLQPFQPGSKPPFSATPPLSTSQSPSGSRSTPNPVSNAVQSSTPLKAKSCEFCGKTFKFQSNLIVHRRSHTGEKPFKCHLCNHACTQASKLKRHMKTHCQTKSSVLNAKSDDGLSTASSPEPGTSDLMGSATDALKSVVAKFKSENNGLMPENGEEEEEDEDDEEEEEEEEDEEEEEEEEGEEEEIERKPGEEEEGRNDYRFSLRLEGARHHQNSEALHPHRRSLSREPDDEDSSVMESDRADDGTSTTINGLRPLSNDSLSRKLLGGGVSPGSLSPLSKRIKVEKDLDPPTPTIPNTENVYSQWLAGYAASRQLKDPFISFTGGDSRQSPFASSSEHSSENGSLRFSTPPGELDGERAASVRSGTGSGASTPHGGSGNGRPSSKDGRRSDTCEFCGKVFKNCSNLTVHRRSHTGERPYKCELCSYACAQSSKLTRHMKTHGQMGKDVYKCEICHMPFSVYSTLEKHMKKWHSDRPLANDIKTE